The window CAAGTCGCAGCGCGCGTCGCACGGTAACAGCCGTTCGCACAACGTGCCCGGCTCCATTTCTATGGCGCAAGACCCAGGTCGCGTGTTCCCAGGTAAGCGCATGTCAGGTCACCTCGGTGATGTCACATGCACAACCCAGAACCTCGACGTCGTGCGCGTAGATGAAGTCCGTGGCTTGCTCCTGATCAAAGGTGCAATCCCTGGTTCCAAAGGCGGCTTCGTGACTGTGCGTCCCGCTATCAAAGCTAAAGGAGCGAACTGATGCAGCTCGAACTCCTGAACGACCAAGGTCAAGCCGCTTCTAAATTCGAAGCGCCAGAAACCGTGTTCGGTCGTGAATACAACGAAGACCTGATTCACCAGATCGTGGTGGCTTATCAAGCCAATGCCCGTCAAGGCACCCGCGCTCAAAAAGACCGTGAACAAGTTCACCACTCAACCAAGAAGCCCTTTAAACAAAAAGGTACTGGCCGTGCACGTGCTGGCATGACTTCTTCGCCTTTGTGGCGCGGCGGTGGTCGTATTTTCCCGAACATGCCCGACGAGAACTTCACACAGAAGATCAACAAGAAGATGTACCGCGCTGGTATGGCTTCGATCTTCTCTCAGTTGGCTCGCGAAGGCCGCTTGGCTGTGGTGGACTCCCTCAAGGTTGAGTCTCCCAAAACCAAGCAGTTGGCTGCCAAATTGAAAGCCATGAACCTCGACTCCGTCTTGGTCATTGCCGACGAAGTTGATGAAAACCTGTACTTGGCTTCTCGCAATCTGGTCAATGTCCTGATTGTTGAGCCCCGTTACGCCGACCCCGTGTCTTTGGTGCACTTCAAGAAAGTGCTCGTGACCAAAGGCGCTGTCGACAAACTCAAGGAGATGTTCGCATGAGCACACAAAAGTTTGACGAAGGTCGTCTGATGGCTGTGTTGGTTGCCCCCATCGTGTCCGAGAAGGCCACCATGGTTGCAGAAAAATCAAACGCTGTCACATTCAAAGTGCTGCAGGACGCTACCAAGCCTGAAATTAAAGCTGCTGTGCAGTTGATGTTCAAGGTGGAAGTTAAGGGCGTGTCTGTGGTGAACACCAAAGGCAAGACCAAGCGTTTTGGCAAGACTGTGGGCCGTCGCGACAACGTTCGCAAGGCTTATGTCACCTTGATGCCAGGTCAAGAGCTGAACCTCTCAGGGGAGGCCGCTTAATCATGGCAGTCATTAAACTCAAACCAACCTCACCAGGCCAACGTGGCGTGGTGAAGGTGACTCGCGATCACCTGTACAAAGGCGAGGCCTATGCGCCTTTGCTAGAAGCACAGCATCAAAAATCGGGTCGCAACAACAACGGTCACATCACAACCCGTCACAAGGGTGGTGGTCACAAACATCACTACCGTGTTGTTGACTTCAAACGTAACAAAGATGCAATTCCAGCCAAAGTGGAACGCATTGAGTACGATCCAAACCGTACAGCGCACATTGCGTTGGTCTGCTATGCAGACGGTGAGCGTCGTTACATCATTGCACCTCGTGGTTTGGAAGTTGGCGCAACATTGTTGTCCGGTTCGGAAGCCCCGATTCGTGCAGGCAATACATTGCCCATCCGCAACATTCCAGTGGGTTCAACCATTCACTGCATCGAATTGAAACCAGGTGCCGGCGCTCAAATCGCTCGCTCTGCTGGTACTTCTGCCACATTGTTGGCCCGCGAAGGCATCTACGCTCAAGTGCGTATGCGTTCCGGTGAAGTTCGCAAGATTCACATCGATTGCCGTGCAACGATTGGTGAAGTCGCCAACGAAGAACACAGCTTGCGCCAGTTGGGCAAAGCCGGTGTGAAGCGTTGGATGGGTATTCGTCCTACCGTCCGCGGTGTGGCAATGAACCCTGTTGACCACCCACACGGTGGTGGCGAAGGTCGTACCGGTGAAGGCCGTCATGCAGTTGACCCATGGGGTAACCTGACTAAGGGCTACCGTACCCGTAACAACAAGCGCACGCAGGTCATGATCGTGTCGCGTCGCAAGAAGTAAAGGGTAGCCAATGACTCGCTCACTTAAAAAAGGTCCATTTGTTGACCATCACCTCGTTGCCAAGGTTGAAAAAGCCGTTGCAACGAAAGACAAGAAGCCCATCAAAACATGGTCACGTCGTTCTATGGTCTTGCCCGATTTCATCGGTTTGACCATTGCTGTGCACAACGGCAAACAACACGTGCCTGTTTATGTGACTGACCAAATGGTTGGCCACAAGCTGGGTGAATTCGCTTTGACCCGGACATTCAAGGGTCATCCAGCGGACAAAAAAGTCCAGAAGAAATAAGGAAAGACCATGGAAACACGTGCAGTCCTCAGGGGCGTCCGTTTGTCGGTCGATAAAGGCCGCCTGGTCGCCGATTTGATTCGCGGCAAAAAAGTGGATCAAGCTTTGAACATCCTCACATTCACGCAGAAAAAAGCTGCTGGTATCGTGAAGAAGGTTTTGGAGTCCGCTATCGCCAACGCTGAACACAACGACGGTGCTGATATCGACGAGTTGAAGGTGAAAACCATCTACGTCGAACAAGGCGCCACACTCAAGCGTTTCACCGCCCGCGCCAAAGGCCGTGGCAACCGTATCAGCAAGCCCACATGCCACGTGTATGTGACGGTTGGCAACTGAAAGGCCTAGGAAGAATATGGGACAAAAAATCCATCCTACCGGCTTCCGCCTTGCGGTCAGCCGCAATTGGGCAAGCCGTTGGTACGCAAGCAACCGTGATTTCGCCGGCATGTTGGCCGAAGACATCAAGGTTCGTGAATACCTCAAGGCCAAGTTGAAGAACGCTGCGGTTGCACGCGTCCTCATCGAGCGTCCAGCTAAAAACGCACGCATCACAATTTTCTCGGCTCGTCCTGGTGTTGTGATCGGCAAAAAAGGCGAAGACATCGAGAGCTTGAAAAAAGAACTCGCAGCTCGTTTGGGCGTGCCAGTCGCAGTGAACATCGAAGAAGTGCGCAAGCCCGAAATCGATGCGCAACTGATTGCTGACAGCATCACACAACAGCTCGAAAAGCGGATCATGTTCCGCCGCGCCATGAAGCGCGCCATGCAAAACGCCATGCGTCTGGGTGCCCTCGGCATCAAGATCATGTCTGCTGGCCGTTTGAACGGTATCGAGATCGCACGTACTGAGTGGTACCGTGAAGGCCGCGTGCCTTTGCACACTCTGCGCGCTGACATTGACTACGGTACTTCTGAAGCCAAGACCACCTACGGTGTGATCGGTGTGAAGGTCTGGGTCTACAAGGGTGACAACCTGGGTCGCAACGATGCACCCGCTTTGGCTGAACCCCGTCAAGAAGAAGAGCGTCGCCCACGTGGCCCGCGTCGTGATGCACGTCCGGGTGACCGGCCTGCTCGCGGTGCGCCCCGTCGTGCTGGCGGTACCAACACAGCACCTGTTGACGGCAGCGACAAGCCCGCCGAAGCAGGTGGTGATGTCAAACCCACCGTTAAGCGCGTACGTAAAGTAGCCGCGCCAGCTGCAGCAGCTGACGGTGCCAAAGGAGAGTAAACATGCTGCAACCCGCTCGCAGAAAGTTCCGTAAGGAACAAAAGGGCCGCAACACCGGCGTCGCAACCCGTGGCAACACGGTTGCGTTTGGTGATTTCGGTTTGAAGTCCACCGACCGCGGCCGTTTGACGGCCCGTCAGATCGAAGCTGCACGTCGTGCAATTTCACGTCACGTGAAGCGTGGCGGCCGTATCTGGATTCGTGTGTTCCCCGACAAGCCAATCTCTACTAAACCTGCAGAGGTTCGTATGGGTAACGGTAAGGGCAACCCCGAGTACTACGTGGCTGAGATTCAGCCCGGTAAGGTGTTGTATGAAATCGTTGGCGTGCCAGAGCAATTGGCCCGTGAAGCGTTTAAATTGGCCGCAGCCAAACTGCCCTTGCGCACGACGTTTGTCGCTCGCATGATTGGCCAGTAATTCAGGAGAACTCACAATGAACACAACTGAACTGCGCACCCAAGACGAAGCTGGACTGGCAAAAGAAATCAAGGACTTGCAAAAGGCCCATTTCAACTTGCGCATGCAAAAAGCCACTCAGCAACTCGGCAACACGAACCAACTGCGCGAAACTCGCCGCAGCATCGCTCGTGCCAAAACCATCCTTGCTGAAAAGCAAGCCGCCAAATAAGGAGTGACCATGACGGAAGCTAAAACATCCCTCAAGCGCACCTTGATCGGCAAGGTGGTCAGCGACAAACGCGCCAAAACCGTAACGGTGTTGGTGGAGCGTCGCGTGAAGCATGCTTTGTACGGCAAGATTGTTGCCAAATCAAGCAAGTACCACGCACATGACGAAACTGGACAATTTGGTTTGGGCGACGTGATCGAGATCACCGAGAGCAAGCCAATTTCCAAAACCAAAAACTGGGTTGCAACCCGTTTGGTTGAAAAGGCTGCAGCGGTTTAAGCTTAATCTGCTTATTCTCAGCAAACCTTCAAAAAACGACTCACAATTGTGGGTCGTTTTTTTTCGTCTGAGTATATTTCTGCTCGTACGAACAGGCACTCACACCCATTCACTCATCCAAGATTAAAGGACACACCATGATCAAAGTTGGCGACACACTTCCTGCAGTGACATTGACAGAATTTGTTGAAGTTGAAGGCAACGGTTGCAGCATTGGCCCCAACCCAGTCGATGTGGCAAAAGCATCTGCTGGTAAAACCATTGCATTGTTTGCATTGCCAGGCGCTTTCACGCCCACCTGCTCTGCCAAACACGTCCCCGGTTATGTGGCGCAATACGATGCGTTGAAAGCCGCTGGCGTTGACGAAATCTGGTGTGTCAGCGTGAACGATGCATTCGTCATGGGTGCATGGGGACGTGAACAAAAGAGCACAGGCAAAGTGCGCATGATGGGTGACGGCAGTGCAGACTTCACCAAAGCCACTGGCCTGACCTTGGACCTGACAGCGCGCGGCATGGGTCTGCGCAGCAACCGTTATTCCATGTTGGTCAAAGATGGCAAAGTTGCCAGCTTGAACATTGAAGGCCCAGGCAAATTTGAAGTCAGCGACGCTGACACCATGTTGGCTCAAGTCAAAGGCTGATTGCCGATCAGGCATCAGGCTCTCCCAAGGGGCCAACTGAAGACACAGCATTGCACCTGCCGGCGCATGCTGTGTGCTTCAACTCAAAGCATCACTTTGAGATAGTGCGCACCTGGCAATGGGTTGTGATAGTACGGCGGGATTTCTTCAAATCCCAAGTCTTCGTACAAAGCACGCGCTGTCTCCATTTCATCCAAGGTGTCCAGCAGCACACAGCTGTAACCGCATTGACGCGCTGCATCCAAAATGGCTTCTGCCAGTTGGCGTCCTAAACCCAAGCGGCGAAATGCGGGCCGCACATACAAGCGTTTCATTTCAGACGCATTGGGTGAATCGGCCGAATCGAGCGGTCTTAATGCGCAGCACCCCGCCACTTCGCCATCGACCATGGCCAAAAGCAAAGCACCTCGCGGCGCTGCGTACTCGCCTGGTAGCTGTTGCAGTTCGGCTTCAAAGTCTTGAAAACACAAATCCACATTGAGTGACTGTGCATACTCCGTAAAGATGTGCCGAACAGTGGCCATCTCTTCAAGAGTTTGAGGCGAAACAATCTCAACGGCGGGTGAAGGAAGTTCTGACAAGTGAGTTCGGTGCGTAACGAAATTCAAGTTTAGCGTTGAAATGCCCAGTCCTACAGGCTGGAGGGCACTGCGTTGATCAGGACAAATACCAAGGCTGCAACCAGTGCAAGGCAGAGCAACGCTTTTAGCCAATCGAGGGGTCGATCCAACGAAGCAGTGGCCGGTGACTCAGATGATTTGTCGCCCCACAGCATGGCACGGCTGAGGTTTTCTTTCTTTTTGACGAAGTACCAAAGAATGGCACCCACGTGGATGGCGATCAACAACAGGACAAAACCCTTGCCAAAGCCTTTGTGCCATTGAGTGGTCATGGACACGATGCTTTCAGACACCCAAACGGTCAAGGGTCCGGCATTTGCAATTTCATCATCACTGAACAAGCCTGTTGCGACTTGCAGCAAGAGCAAGCTCATCAAGGCGATGACAGAAAGTGAGCCGATGGGGTTGTGTCCCAGGTAGCGTTGTTGGCTGCTCTGCGCAGAAAAATACTGGCGCAATGCGGAGGGCGTGCACGACAACTGTCGCCATCTAGACCAATGGCCGCCCACAAAGCCCCAGAGCAATCTGAACAACAACAGACTTAAAACAGCATAGCCACAGCGAAAGTGCCAGACCATGGCATTGCCCCCGACGTTGCCGGTGATGACCAACACAAGGACCAACAATGCGAGGGTCCAGTGGAAAAGGCGGGTGGGCAAATCCCAAACTCGGATGGCATTCATGGTGATACTTTCATGGGCTTTGGGCGATCTGCAGAAAATTCAAAAACATGCGAAACTGTAAAGCACCCTCACCTTCAATGGAATACTTATGAAAAAACTTGTCACTGTTGCTTCGGCATTGCTGGCCCTCATGTTGGCTTTGCCAGCCGCCGCTCAATTTGCGAAACCTGAAGACGCCATCAAATATCGCAAAGCATCCTTCACCGTCATGGGGGCTCATTTCGGCCGTGTCGGTGCCATGGCCGCAGGCAGAGTGCCTTACGATGCCAAAGCCGCTGCCGAAAATGCCGACATTGCGGCTGCCATGTCCAAGTTGCCTTGGGCTGCTTTCCCAGAAGGCAGCGACAAAGGTGAGACGCGCGCCAAGCCAGAAATTTGGAAAGACAGCGCCAAGTTCAAAGAAGCTGCGGACAAGATGCAAGCTGAGCTGACCAAGGTGGCTGCTGCCGCCAAAACCGGTAACGCCGATGCCTTGAAAACAGCCTTTGGTCCTGCTGCAGCAACTTGCAAAGGCTGCCACGACAACTTCCGAAAAGACTGACGCTTGAATCCTCAGCTTTGATTGGCGCAGCGAAGTAGCAGCGCTGTCAACTCTTGCGGGGCACTGATCATGGGATCGTGCCCCGTTTTCATTTCAACCACTTGAGAGTTGGGCAGCCACTGGCCATCCCAAAACAGAGGATCGACCACGCGACGTCGCACGGCATCAATGGTTGCCAAGGGTGGCACGGTGCAATTGATGAACGTTCTGGGAACACTTGCAACACGTGCAGGATCGAAATTCAAAACGTGTTGGTAAGTGCCGCCTGGGTGAGATGTTTGTCGACGTTGCACCCATTCATAGTCATCCGCGCTGAGGCCAAACACAGAAGCATCGGGTGGTGGGAAGCTGTTGTCGATGCTCTCTGCGGCTGCTTCAATTCTGGCTTTTTGTGTGGCGCTGGCATGGGTGCTGCTCCAAGTTTCGCCGGGCTTGGGAACCACAGCATCCAAGTAAACCAAGTGCTTCAGACGATGCGCTCGCCGATCGGCCACAGCGGTGCCCAACATGCCTGCATAGGAGTGAACGACCAAAATGGCATCGTTCATTTCTTCGGCGTCTAGGGCCTGTAAAACATCTTGGATGTGCGTTTCCAAATCAATGCCACGGTGCAAAAGGTGGGAGCGTTCACCCAAGCCCGTGAGGGTGATGGCGTGTGCGCTGTGACCTGCACGGATCAAAGCTTCTGTGACATGGCGCCAGCACCAAGCACCATGCCAAGCGCCATGAACCAATAAATACTGGGCCATCAGATCACACCTTTGTTTTTCAGTTGTTCAATTTGCGCTGAGCTGTAACCCAAAACTTCTTTCAGCAATTGCGAGGTGTGCTGTCCCAGCTGGGGTGGCACATGGTCTTGCCTGACGGGCGTTCGGCTGAGCTTGAGTGGGCTGGCCACCAACTTCAAATCCTTTTGATGAGGGTGCTGCCAAGTACTCACCATGTTGCGCGCAGCCACTTGAGGGTCGGCGAACACCTCCGATAAATTGTTGATGGCACCACAGGGCACCTTGGCTGCCTCGAGCGCAGACAGCCAGTCGGCTTTGGTGCGGGTCAACATGATCTGTTCAAGCAGGGGGACCAAGATGGCGCGGTTTTTGACCCGATCGGTGTTCTTGGCAAAACGCACATCGCTGGCCAATTCGGGGTGGCCTGCGACATCACAAAATTTGGCATATTGACCATCATTGCCCACAGCCAGAATCAGATGGTCGCGGCTGCCTGCTGCTGCGTGTGTGGGAGCCTTCACTTCAAATACTTGATAAGGCACGATGTTTTGGTGTGCGTTGCCTGCGCGACCAGGGGTCTTGCCGCTGACCAAATAATTGGCACCTAAATTGGCCAACATGGCCACTTGGGTATCGAGCAAGGCCATGTCCACGTACTGACCTTCGCCGGTTTTTTCGGCGTGCCTGAGCGCGGCCAGAATGCCAACGGTGGCGTACATGCCTGTGAACAAGTCGGCCACAGCGACACCTACTTTTTGGGGGCCACCCCCCAGGTCATCTCGCTCGCCCGTGACGCTCATCAAGCCCCCGATGCCTTGAACCGCGTAGTCGTATCCAGCCCGCTCGCGGTAGGGCCCGGTCTGTCCAAATCCGGTGACGCTACAGTAAACCAACTTGGGATTGAGGACCTTCAAACTCTCGTAGTCCAAACCATAGCGGGCCATGTCGCCCACTTTGAAGTTTTCAATGAAGACATCGCAGTGGGTGACCAATTCGCGGATGAGCGCTTGTCCATCGGCTTGGGCAATATCACAGGTCAGTGAGCGCTTATTTCTGTTGGTTCCTAAATAATATGCGGCTTCGGGCGTGTCTTTGCCATCGGCGTCTTTGAGAAAAGGTGGGCCCCAACTGCGCGTGTCGTCACCGGCGCCTGGGCGCTCAATTTTGATCACGTCGGCGCCAAGGTCGGCCAAAGTTTGGGTGCACCATGGGCCCGCGAGCACGCGGGACAGGTCGAGAATGCGGATGCCGTCAAGTGAATTCATGGCGTCATTGTCGCGAAAAATTTGCATGCATGCATGCACCGATAATGAGCACATGCAAGAATTTTTTGAAAGCGTGTCATGACCGAGCGTCAAACCCCAAGCCCCATGCTGGCGCAGCGACAAATGGTGGGGGTCTTCTTGGTCTTTGCATTTGCGTATTTTTTGTCCACCTTGATGCGCGCCATCACGGCGACCTTGTCGCCAGCCCTGACGCAAGAGTTGTCATTGTCCGCCCAAGACTTGGGTCTGTTGGCCGGTGGTTATTTTTTAGGCTTTTCGGCAACGCAGTTGCCCTTGGGCAAGTGGTTGGACCGGTACGGCCCTAAAACTGTCATTTTGTGTTTCTTGATCGTGGCGGTATTAGGTTGCGCCGCATTTGCCATGGCACAAAGTTTTGTGGGTCTGTGGTTGGCGCGCTTTTTGTGTGGTGTGGGCGTCAGTGCTTGTTTGATGGCGCCTTTGACAGGTTACCGCAGGTGGATGGATGCGGGTTCTCAGTTGCGCGCCAACTCATGGATGTTGATGACAGGCTCTTTGGGCATGTTGTCATCCACCTTGCCTGTGCAGTGGTTGATGCCCGTCACAGGGTGGCGCGCAATCTTTGCAGGCTTGGCAGTCTTGGTGGTGCTGGCCATGGTTCTCATTTACAAGGTGGTGCCTGTTTGGGAAACGCAAAAGGCATCGCAAGACCCAACTGCAACAGAAGAGACCGGCTATGGACCTGTTTGGCGCAACGCCTATTTTTGGCGCATGGCGCCTGTGGGGTTCTTTTGTTATGCGGGCATGTTGGCGGTTCAAACCCTGTGGGCAGGTCCTTGGATGACGGTGGTGGGCGGCTACACACCGCTTTCCGCAGCGACTGGATTGTTTGCCATCAACTTGAGCATGCTGGTGACTTTCTGGATCTGGGGCCTGATCACGCCGCGCTTGGCCAAGCGCGGTATCAGCGCCAACAAATTGATTGCATGGGGTCAGCCGCTCAGTTTTGCGGTGCTGTTCGGTGTGATTTGGTTCGGTCCAGATCTGGGTGGCGCTTCTGCAGCAGCCCTGGCCTTGTTTTGTGTGACCAGTACTTTTGTGGCTTTGGCGCAGCCTGCCGTCGGCATGGCCTTTCCGTCGCATTTGGCGGGCCGTGCACTCTCGGCCTACAACTTGGTCATTTTCGTAGGGGTCTTTGTGGTGCAATGGGGCATTGGTTTTGGCATTGACTTCTTCAAGTCACTGGGCTGGCCACCTGTTTTGGCTTTCCAGGCCGCTTTTACTGTGTTTGGTTTATGTGCGGTTTTGTCCTATGTTTATTTTCACTGGGCAAACCGCGATAATTCAGCATGATTGGAATTCTCATCATCGCCCATGCGCCTTTGGCTTCGGCCTTGCGCGATTGCGCTTTGCATGTTTACCCAGAGTGTGCGCTGGGTGTACAGGCGCTGGACATCTTGCCCAATGCAAGCCCTGATGAGAGCTTGCTTTTGGCCAAAGCTGCCCTGTCAAAGCTCAACACCACCGAAGTTTTGATGTTGAGTGACGTCTTTGGTGCGACGCCTTCCAATGTGGCGCAAAAACTCAATGACGGCATCGACACGCGTTTGCTGGCTGGCGTGAATTTGCCGATGCTGTTGCGCAGCGTCTGTTATCGACATGAATCATTAGATGCTTTGGCAACGCGCGCGCAGGCCGGTGGCGCGCAAGGCATCATTCCCGTAGGTTGCACTGCCCCTCAAAATCAATCAGGACCACGACATGCCCCAAGCTACGACGACCATCAGCAATAAGTTGGGCTTGCATGCCCGAGCTTCTGCCAAGCTGACCAAGTTGGCGGGTAGTTTTCCATGTGAAGTTTGGATGGCCAAAGGCGAGCGCCGCGTCAATGCCAAGAGCATCATGGGCGTGATGATGCTGGCCGCAGGCATTGGAAGCGAAGTGGTCATTGACACCGATGGCGAGCAAGCCCAAGAGGCGCTCGATGCGATGCTGGCCTTGATTGCCGATAAATTTGGTGAGGGTGAATGACCTTCAGCATTCATGGCTTGGCGGTTGCCAGAGGCATTGCCATTGGGCGTGCGGTGCTGGTGGCTTCCAGCCGCGTCGACGTTGCCCACTATTTCATTCAACCCTCGCAAGTTGAAGCTGAAATTGACCGTTTGCGTCAAGCGCGCGATGCGGTGGTCGAAGAACTCAAGCGTCTGCAAAAAGATTTAACCGACGATGCGCCGCCAGAGCTGGGCGCCTTGCTCGATGTGCACTTGATGTTGTTAGAGGACGAGAGTTTGTCCTTGGGCGTGAGGCACTGGATTGAGAACCGGCTGTACAACGCGGAATGGGCTGTCACCAGCCAAATGGAAGTGATTGGCCGCCAGTTCGATGAAATGGAAGATGCTTATTTGCGCGAGCGCAAATCAGACCTCGAACAAGTCACGGAACGCGTCTTACATTTCCTCAAAGGCGGAACATCGCCTGTTGTCAGAACCAAACCTCAGGCAAGGCCGCAGCAAGAGTTGCAGTTGGGTGACACCATGGATGTCCCCTTGGTGTTGGTGGCACACGACTTGTCGCCAGCCGACATGCTTCAGTTCAAACAGAGTGTGTTCACGGGTTTTGTGACGGATGTGGGCGGTAAAACCTCACACACCGCCATCGTGGCGCGCAGCCTCGACATCCCGGCGGTAGTGGGTGCACGCAGTGCCAGCCAACTCATTCGACAAGACGATTGGATCATCATCGATGGCGACATGGGCGTGGTCATTGTGGACCCCTCTCCCATCATCTTGGCGGAGTACGGTTTCAAGCAACGTCAAGGCGATCTAGAACGCGAGCGCCTCACCCGATTGCGTCACACGCCCGCCGTGACCTTGGACGGTCAAAAAATTGAATTGCTGGCCAACATTGAAATGCCAGAAGACGCCGACACCGCGATCAGAGTGGGCGCTGTGGGTGTCGGTCTTTTTAGAAGCGAGTTTTTGTTCATGGGCCGGCAAGGTGATTTGCCAGGTGAAGAAGAGCAGTTTCAACAATACCGACGAGCCGTGGAAGGCATGCAAGGCTTGCCAGTCACCATTCGAACGGTGGACGTGGGTGCCGATAAACCCCTGGACGAAGCAAGGCATGACGCAGCGCATTTGAACCCGGCATTGGGTTTGCGCGCCATTCGTTGGAGCTTGGCCGATCCTGAAATGTTTTTAACGCAGCTGCGCGCCATTTTGCGCGCAGCCGCTTTGGGCAAAGTCAATTTGCTGGTGCCCATGCTGGCGCATGCCAGTGAAATTCACCAGACCATGGCACTCGTCAAGCAAGCGCAACTTGATTTGGATGCGCGCGGCGTTGCTTATGGCCATGTGCGCTTGGGCGCGATGATCGAAATTCCGGCGGCCGCTTTGTCCTTGAAGTTGTTCTTAAAGCATTTTGATTTCTTGTCCATTGGCACCAATGACTTGATTCAATACACCTTGGCGATTGACCGCGCCGATGAAAGCGTGGCGCATTTGTACGACCCATTGCACCCAGCCGTGTTGCGTTTGGTGGCCGACACCATTGCCGAAGGTGCAGCGCAAGGCAAAAGTGTGTCGGTGTGCGGTGAGATGGCGGGGGATGTGAATTTGACGCGCCTCTTGCTGGGCATGGGCTTGCGCAGTTTTTCGATGCACCCTTCTCAAGTGCTGCTGGTCAAGCAACAAATATTGCGCGCAGACACCGAGAAACTCAAAGCACTGGCACAGCAAGTGTTGGCATCGGAAGATCCCGCCAGTTTGTTAACTTGACGCGCAGTTTTCAAACCAAGCTTTCAGCTTGAAGTTTCAGCCCAAGCTTTCAAACT is drawn from Limnohabitans sp. 103DPR2 and contains these coding sequences:
- a CDS encoding MFS transporter, with the protein product MTERQTPSPMLAQRQMVGVFLVFAFAYFLSTLMRAITATLSPALTQELSLSAQDLGLLAGGYFLGFSATQLPLGKWLDRYGPKTVILCFLIVAVLGCAAFAMAQSFVGLWLARFLCGVGVSACLMAPLTGYRRWMDAGSQLRANSWMLMTGSLGMLSSTLPVQWLMPVTGWRAIFAGLAVLVVLAMVLIYKVVPVWETQKASQDPTATEETGYGPVWRNAYFWRMAPVGFFCYAGMLAVQTLWAGPWMTVVGGYTPLSAATGLFAINLSMLVTFWIWGLITPRLAKRGISANKLIAWGQPLSFAVLFGVIWFGPDLGGASAAALALFCVTSTFVALAQPAVGMAFPSHLAGRALSAYNLVIFVGVFVVQWGIGFGIDFFKSLGWPPVLAFQAAFTVFGLCAVLSYVYFHWANRDNSA
- a CDS encoding HPr family phosphocarrier protein, encoding MPQATTTISNKLGLHARASAKLTKLAGSFPCEVWMAKGERRVNAKSIMGVMMLAAGIGSEVVIDTDGEQAQEALDAMLALIADKFGEGE
- a CDS encoding PTS sugar transporter subunit IIA; amino-acid sequence: MIGILIIAHAPLASALRDCALHVYPECALGVQALDILPNASPDESLLLAKAALSKLNTTEVLMLSDVFGATPSNVAQKLNDGIDTRLLAGVNLPMLLRSVCYRHESLDALATRAQAGGAQGIIPVGCTAPQNQSGPRHAPSYDDHQQ
- a CDS encoding CaiB/BaiF CoA transferase family protein, translating into MNSLDGIRILDLSRVLAGPWCTQTLADLGADVIKIERPGAGDDTRSWGPPFLKDADGKDTPEAAYYLGTNRNKRSLTCDIAQADGQALIRELVTHCDVFIENFKVGDMARYGLDYESLKVLNPKLVYCSVTGFGQTGPYRERAGYDYAVQGIGGLMSVTGERDDLGGGPQKVGVAVADLFTGMYATVGILAALRHAEKTGEGQYVDMALLDTQVAMLANLGANYLVSGKTPGRAGNAHQNIVPYQVFEVKAPTHAAAGSRDHLILAVGNDGQYAKFCDVAGHPELASDVRFAKNTDRVKNRAILVPLLEQIMLTRTKADWLSALEAAKVPCGAINNLSEVFADPQVAARNMVSTWQHPHQKDLKLVASPLKLSRTPVRQDHVPPQLGQHTSQLLKEVLGYSSAQIEQLKNKGVI
- the ptsP gene encoding phosphoenolpyruvate--protein phosphotransferase, translating into MTFSIHGLAVARGIAIGRAVLVASSRVDVAHYFIQPSQVEAEIDRLRQARDAVVEELKRLQKDLTDDAPPELGALLDVHLMLLEDESLSLGVRHWIENRLYNAEWAVTSQMEVIGRQFDEMEDAYLRERKSDLEQVTERVLHFLKGGTSPVVRTKPQARPQQELQLGDTMDVPLVLVAHDLSPADMLQFKQSVFTGFVTDVGGKTSHTAIVARSLDIPAVVGARSASQLIRQDDWIIIDGDMGVVIVDPSPIILAEYGFKQRQGDLERERLTRLRHTPAVTLDGQKIELLANIEMPEDADTAIRVGAVGVGLFRSEFLFMGRQGDLPGEEEQFQQYRRAVEGMQGLPVTIRTVDVGADKPLDEARHDAAHLNPALGLRAIRWSLADPEMFLTQLRAILRAAALGKVNLLVPMLAHASEIHQTMALVKQAQLDLDARGVAYGHVRLGAMIEIPAAALSLKLFLKHFDFLSIGTNDLIQYTLAIDRADESVAHLYDPLHPAVLRLVADTIAEGAAQGKSVSVCGEMAGDVNLTRLLLGMGLRSFSMHPSQVLLVKQQILRADTEKLKALAQQVLASEDPASLLT